A genomic window from Inediibacterium massiliense includes:
- the murA gene encoding UDP-N-acetylglucosamine 1-carboxyvinyltransferase — MAKIVVEKSPALYGKVRVSGAKNSVLPILAGTLLAQDTCILEDIPALRDVEVIGEVLGSVGAKVKRNMKNGSIEINAANIDQYEAPYELIRKMRASFLVMGPLLARKGKAKISLPGGCAIGTRPIDLHLKGLQALGAHIDVGHGYVEAKAKELIGDKIYLDFPSVGATENIMMAATMAKRTTVIENAAEEPEIVDLSNFLNSLGAKIKGAGTDTIKIEGVKELGGTRHTVIPDRIEAGTFMVAAALSGGDVTIENCLSDHVKPMIAKLRECGIEIEENPDSIRVIGKRKAIPTDIKTLPYPGFPTDMQAQFMTLLSVAKGTSVVIETVFENRFMHVAELKRMGANIKIEGRSAVVQGVDKLQGTQVKATDLRAGAALILAGMVAEGTTEIGDIYHIDRGYVEIENKLRALGAKIRREE; from the coding sequence GTGGCAAAAATTGTTGTAGAGAAAAGTCCAGCATTATATGGAAAAGTCAGAGTAAGTGGAGCAAAAAATTCTGTATTGCCTATTTTAGCAGGAACTTTATTGGCACAGGATACTTGTATATTAGAAGATATACCAGCTCTTAGAGATGTAGAGGTAATTGGTGAAGTTTTAGGATCTGTAGGAGCAAAAGTGAAAAGAAATATGAAAAATGGATCTATAGAAATTAATGCAGCAAATATTGATCAATATGAAGCACCTTATGAACTCATCAGAAAGATGAGAGCATCTTTTTTAGTAATGGGACCTCTTCTTGCTAGAAAAGGAAAAGCAAAGATATCTCTTCCAGGAGGATGCGCTATAGGCACTAGACCCATTGATTTGCATCTTAAAGGACTTCAAGCATTAGGTGCACATATTGATGTAGGACATGGATATGTAGAGGCAAAAGCAAAAGAATTGATAGGAGATAAAATTTACTTGGATTTTCCAAGTGTTGGGGCGACAGAAAATATTATGATGGCTGCAACCATGGCAAAGAGAACAACTGTAATAGAAAATGCAGCAGAAGAACCTGAAATTGTGGACTTATCTAATTTTTTAAATAGTTTAGGTGCAAAAATAAAAGGAGCAGGAACAGATACTATAAAGATAGAGGGAGTCAAAGAATTAGGAGGAACTAGACATACAGTGATTCCTGATCGAATTGAAGCGGGAACTTTCATGGTAGCAGCAGCTCTTAGTGGTGGAGATGTAACCATAGAAAATTGTCTAAGTGATCATGTAAAACCTATGATTGCAAAACTTAGAGAATGTGGAATAGAAATAGAGGAAAATCCAGATAGTATTAGAGTCATAGGAAAAAGAAAGGCTATTCCTACAGACATTAAAACATTACCTTACCCTGGATTTCCTACAGATATGCAAGCACAATTTATGACACTTTTGAGTGTGGCTAAGGGAACAAGTGTAGTGATTGAAACAGTTTTTGAAAATAGATTTATGCATGTAGCAGAACTCAAAAGAATGGGTGCAAATATTAAGATAGAAGGAAGAAGTGCTGTAGTCCAAGGAGTGGACAAACTTCAGGGAACCCAAGTGAAGGCTACAGATTTAAGAGCAGGAGCAGCATTGATTCTTGCAGGCATGGTAGCAGAGGGAACTACAGAAATAGGAGATATATATCACATTGATCGGGGATATGTGGAAATTGAAAATAAACTAAGGGCTTTAGGAGCAAAAATAAGAAGAGAAGAATAA
- the atpC gene encoding ATP synthase F1 subunit epsilon, which produces MASTFELEIVTPDKKFFEGSVQQIVVRTTQGDLGILKDHMSTVSPLQIGIIKIKENGQYKEATCAGGFIQIKEDKTTIITDAAEWPEEIDEKRAQESLKRAEERLQSGSEEIDKKRAQRALKKAEIRLRVIKKS; this is translated from the coding sequence ATGGCTTCAACCTTTGAACTTGAAATTGTTACACCTGATAAAAAGTTTTTTGAAGGTTCTGTACAGCAAATTGTAGTTAGAACTACACAAGGGGATCTAGGAATTTTAAAAGATCACATGTCTACAGTAAGTCCTCTGCAAATTGGAATCATAAAGATTAAAGAAAACGGACAATATAAAGAGGCAACTTGTGCAGGAGGATTTATTCAAATAAAAGAAGACAAGACGACTATTATTACAGATGCTGCTGAGTGGCCAGAAGAAATAGATGAAAAAAGGGCACAGGAATCTTTAAAAAGAGCAGAGGAAAGACTTCAAAGTGGTAGCGAAGAGATAGATAAAAAAAGAGCACAAAGAGCATTAAAAAAAGCAGAAATAAGACTAAGAGTCATAAAAAAATCCTAA
- a CDS encoding F0F1 ATP synthase subunit delta, with product MAKLIEKTYAQALFEVATEMNGLDLYREELSFIVETFKTYQEFSILYNTPQMSKEEKKEMIEDVFKNQISKEVMNFLKILVDKNRTTALEGINKEYKNLVNKHYNQVEGVVITAIPLKDEYKATIEEKLSTITKSQVTLKNEVDSSIIGGVFVKIEDRVIDHTIKNRLDQLKKELTQIIV from the coding sequence ATGGCAAAACTAATTGAAAAAACCTATGCTCAAGCTTTATTTGAAGTAGCCACTGAGATGAATGGGTTGGACTTATATAGGGAAGAATTATCTTTTATTGTAGAAACTTTCAAAACTTATCAAGAGTTTTCTATATTATATAATACACCTCAAATGAGTAAAGAAGAAAAGAAAGAAATGATAGAGGATGTATTTAAAAATCAAATCAGTAAAGAAGTAATGAACTTTTTAAAAATTCTTGTAGATAAAAATAGAACTACTGCTTTAGAAGGTATTAACAAAGAATACAAAAATCTTGTAAACAAGCATTATAATCAAGTAGAAGGGGTAGTTATTACAGCTATACCATTAAAGGATGAATATAAAGCTACCATAGAAGAAAAACTTTCTACCATTACGAAAAGTCAGGTGACACTTAAGAATGAAGTGGACTCATCCATCATAGGTGGAGTTTTCGTGAAAATAGAAGATCGAGTGATTGATCATACAATTAAAAATCGTTTGGATCAACTAAAAAAAGAACTTACGCAAATAATCGTTTAG
- the atpF gene encoding F0F1 ATP synthase subunit B: MGLVSLHGWTLVLQLLNTFILYIVLKKLLFKPVKEFMENRQNNIVKSIEEAEKKNKFADEMKKEYQGRIDSIEQQGRKMIEEASKKAEQRASSIVKEAEEEASKVMKRVQEETKREHEKLIHTLKDEVASLAVMAAGKIVNENLKEENHQKLIQDFLDEVGDAKWQN; encoded by the coding sequence ATGGGATTAGTATCATTACATGGATGGACATTAGTACTTCAATTGTTAAATACATTCATATTGTATATAGTACTTAAAAAGTTACTTTTTAAACCCGTAAAAGAATTTATGGAAAATAGACAAAACAATATTGTAAAGTCTATTGAAGAAGCAGAAAAGAAAAATAAATTTGCAGATGAGATGAAAAAAGAATATCAAGGAAGAATAGATTCAATAGAACAACAGGGAAGAAAAATGATAGAGGAGGCTTCTAAAAAAGCGGAACAAAGGGCTTCTTCCATCGTAAAAGAAGCAGAAGAAGAAGCTTCTAAAGTAATGAAAAGAGTACAAGAAGAAACAAAAAGAGAACATGAAAAATTAATTCATACATTAAAAGATGAAGTGGCTTCCCTTGCAGTTATGGCTGCTGGTAAAATTGTAAATGAAAACTTAAAAGAAGAAAATCATCAAAAATTAATCCAAGATTTTTTAGATGAGGTAGGAGATGCCAAATGGCAAAACTAA
- the atpD gene encoding F0F1 ATP synthase subunit beta: protein MASHVGKIVQIIGPVLDIKFAPGNLPNLLNAIEIHVEGKKIVAEVAQHIGDDTVRCIAMSSTDGLIRGTEAIDMGAPISVPVGKETLGRLFNVLGETIDLKGPSQAKEKLPIHRAAPKFEEQETSSEIFETGIKVIDLIAPYAKGGKVGLFGGAGVGKTVLIMELINNIAKEHGGLSVFAGVGERTREGNDLYHEMIESGVIDKTAMVFGQMNEPPGARMRVALTGLTMAEYFRDQAGQDVLLFIDNIFRFTQAGSEVSALLGRMPSAVGYQPTLATEMGALQERITSTKKGSITSVQAVYVPADDLTDPAPATTFAHLDATTVLSRSISELGIYPAVDPLDSTSRIMDPAIVGEEHYRVSRQVQEVLQRYKELQDIIAILGMDELSDEDKLVVSRARKMQRFLSQPFSVAEQFTGMQGKYVPLKETIRGFREILEGKHDDVPESAFLYVGTIEEAVENAKKES from the coding sequence ATGGCAAGTCATGTGGGAAAGATTGTTCAAATTATCGGTCCTGTTTTGGATATAAAATTTGCGCCAGGGAACCTTCCGAATCTACTCAATGCTATTGAAATCCATGTGGAAGGTAAAAAAATAGTTGCAGAAGTTGCACAACACATAGGAGATGATACAGTAAGGTGTATAGCCATGTCATCTACTGATGGACTAATTCGTGGAACAGAGGCAATCGATATGGGGGCTCCTATTTCTGTACCCGTAGGAAAAGAAACTTTGGGAAGGCTTTTTAATGTATTAGGAGAGACTATTGACTTAAAAGGTCCATCACAGGCTAAAGAAAAGCTTCCTATTCATAGAGCAGCACCTAAATTTGAAGAGCAAGAAACTTCTTCTGAAATATTTGAAACAGGAATTAAGGTAATAGATCTTATCGCACCTTATGCAAAAGGTGGTAAGGTAGGACTATTTGGTGGTGCAGGAGTTGGAAAAACTGTACTTATCATGGAGCTTATTAACAATATTGCAAAAGAACATGGAGGACTTTCTGTATTTGCTGGGGTTGGAGAAAGAACCAGAGAAGGAAATGACCTTTATCATGAAATGATAGAATCAGGAGTTATAGATAAAACTGCTATGGTATTTGGACAAATGAATGAGCCACCTGGAGCGAGAATGAGAGTAGCTCTAACAGGTCTTACAATGGCTGAATATTTTAGAGATCAAGCAGGACAAGATGTACTTTTATTTATTGACAATATATTTAGGTTCACTCAAGCAGGATCAGAAGTATCCGCTCTTCTTGGACGTATGCCAAGTGCTGTTGGATATCAACCAACATTAGCTACAGAGATGGGTGCATTACAGGAGAGAATTACATCTACAAAAAAAGGCTCTATTACATCTGTACAAGCTGTATATGTGCCAGCAGATGACTTAACGGACCCAGCTCCAGCAACTACATTTGCTCACTTAGATGCAACTACAGTACTTTCCCGTTCTATATCAGAGCTTGGAATTTATCCAGCAGTGGATCCTCTAGATTCTACATCAAGAATTATGGACCCTGCTATTGTAGGAGAGGAACACTATAGAGTATCTCGTCAAGTACAAGAAGTACTACAAAGATACAAAGAGCTTCAAGATATTATTGCAATCCTAGGAATGGATGAATTATCTGATGAAGACAAGCTTGTAGTATCTCGTGCAAGAAAAATGCAAAGATTCTTATCTCAACCATTCAGTGTTGCAGAGCAATTTACAGGAATGCAAGGAAAATATGTGCCTCTTAAAGAAACAATCAGAGGCTTTAGAGAAATTCTTGAAGGAAAGCATGACGATGTTCCAGAATCTGCATTTTTATATGTAGGAACTATTGAGGAAGCAGTTGAGAATGCTAAGAAAGAAAGTTAG
- a CDS encoding YwmB family TATA-box binding protein: protein MIKKICLYSFIFGICFTLTMNHTDAFTKEEGILKAFEMSKGNLEQINLNGHTSIRKYTDPKQGEKMALSISKELMMKDIQILNTSDEQNTQICIQGKKGNQEDISLIIQSMKNEDIKETNIVVDVVYHEVIDIHKETEKIKKVLNYFGTTTFTSCITGSYVGKLERETKDQMIEDIMKNLKIKEVEKFENQNMISTTGYSNKIKDHISYGGNKVNIHLAIRYNSYEKKTYIWIGTPLIAISY from the coding sequence ATGATAAAAAAGATTTGTCTTTATTCATTTATATTTGGAATATGTTTTACATTGACTATGAATCATACAGATGCTTTTACAAAAGAAGAGGGAATTTTAAAAGCTTTTGAAATGTCTAAGGGGAATTTAGAACAGATCAATCTCAATGGTCATACAAGTATAAGAAAATATACAGACCCAAAACAAGGGGAAAAAATGGCTTTGTCTATTTCGAAAGAATTAATGATGAAAGATATACAAATACTAAATACATCAGATGAACAAAATACTCAAATTTGTATTCAAGGAAAAAAAGGAAATCAAGAAGATATATCTTTGATCATTCAATCTATGAAAAATGAAGATATAAAGGAAACAAATATAGTAGTAGATGTGGTTTATCATGAAGTCATAGATATTCATAAGGAAACAGAAAAGATAAAAAAAGTATTAAATTATTTTGGAACAACTACATTTACCTCTTGCATTACAGGAAGCTATGTGGGAAAATTAGAACGTGAGACAAAAGATCAAATGATAGAAGATATAATGAAGAATTTAAAAATCAAAGAGGTTGAAAAGTTTGAAAATCAAAATATGATCAGTACTACGGGATATAGTAACAAAATAAAAGATCATATAAGCTATGGAGGAAATAAAGTAAATATACATTTGGCAATAAGGTATAATTCTTATGAAAAGAAAACATATATTTGGATAGGAACACCACTTATTGCTATAAGTTATTGA
- a CDS encoding DUF1694 domain-containing protein — MTNNDLEKYVQYGVIGTPEIKADEKKVWLGEFRERVVFALTYDQIYQEEAIKVIKEKCKDERVQKIIIENSVRLDIAEEFMDLSKEFKKDYKTVDMGETRGKIALVLANDDAVDEENVLMDKIPSLPKEFLNIRNKKICKKHMEVLQRDASFFADEFKEINFLDQLMGIKCEVCERTKKD; from the coding sequence ATGACCAATAATGATTTGGAGAAATATGTACAATATGGAGTGATTGGAACACCTGAAATAAAGGCAGATGAAAAGAAAGTTTGGCTTGGAGAATTTAGAGAAAGAGTAGTATTTGCTTTAACTTATGATCAAATTTATCAAGAAGAAGCCATAAAAGTAATCAAAGAAAAATGTAAAGATGAAAGAGTACAAAAAATTATTATTGAAAATAGTGTAAGATTAGATATTGCAGAAGAATTTATGGATCTATCTAAAGAATTCAAAAAAGATTACAAAACAGTAGATATGGGAGAGACAAGAGGAAAAATTGCATTAGTACTTGCAAATGATGATGCAGTAGATGAAGAAAATGTACTTATGGATAAAATTCCTTCTTTACCAAAAGAATTTTTAAATATTAGAAATAAAAAAATATGTAAAAAGCATATGGAAGTTTTACAAAGGGATGCTTCTTTTTTTGCAGATGAATTTAAAGAAATTAATTTTTTAGATCAATTGATGGGAATAAAGTGTGAAGTTTGTGAGCGTACAAAAAAGGATTAA
- a CDS encoding S-layer homology domain-containing protein, which produces MKVGKQKKRDLAMLLVVAMVFSLLPMASPITAEAKETVTGVVYDQVYAVDEIEDIEVDLGTEFKNIGLPEIVTVTLEVYDEKTGQKDYSHKESIKVEWQSEGYKKDQTGTYTLKGELILEGNIKNDDMLMAEVKVIVKAADQPTKPSNEKAIKAFRLNDKYIGRIDEDKKEITVAVNKQENLSNMKTYIEASEGTKVSIGDQAYTDNMEIDFSNPVKITVVAKDDSKAEYTVHVEQKEVVVIDKQTPDENGKIDLDQKLQVKDGKTDPAIVPIEIENLGVIEIKLPALNLGEGEKPVIEIKKPQLNVNRPVNALKVVVTGLAKLENVELNLPIPKELENKAVAGFHDGGAGRWEYREAIRSGNNVIFSTNLSTVLVGEAVYAPEKLEIVRIGRNDVVLKVERNLKAGEKLEFSVNDKKVTAQKVEKGYLITGLSSSTIYKFGVRVIDAEQFESNTITIKGTTLKKSSSSKSSSSGSSTSTSDNTIKASESMTVKEKGVVLDIPSNAMSSDFKVKIEKVSNISKLPMNKNAKFAGDVFEITKDKDGDFKKEVKLILPFDKSKVDFEKYGVSLFWLNEKTDKWIELDHIKVNKSSEEVSGQTDHFTKFAVLAVEKNIEEEKEEEKEKEEIVNVLTDIKGHWAESFINDLVKTKAISGYPDQTFKPDNKITRAEFATVLVKALDLELTSGKVFTDTQNHWAKDYISTAYAKGIVSGYNENTFGANDLITREQMAVMVVKAIGLDQVIGNVSFTDKDQISLWALDAIRVASIQKIVGGYEDNTFRPSNYATRAEAVTVIINAIN; this is translated from the coding sequence ATGAAAGTAGGAAAGCAAAAAAAACGTGATTTAGCTATGTTGTTAGTGGTAGCTATGGTATTTAGTTTATTACCTATGGCATCACCAATAACAGCTGAGGCAAAGGAAACAGTAACAGGGGTAGTGTATGATCAAGTATATGCAGTAGATGAAATTGAAGATATTGAAGTAGATTTGGGTACAGAGTTTAAAAATATAGGATTGCCAGAAATAGTAACCGTAACACTTGAAGTTTATGATGAAAAGACAGGACAAAAAGACTATTCACACAAAGAATCAATAAAAGTAGAATGGCAATCAGAGGGGTACAAAAAAGATCAAACAGGTACATATACATTGAAGGGTGAATTAATACTTGAAGGAAATATTAAAAATGATGACATGCTAATGGCAGAAGTAAAAGTAATAGTAAAAGCAGCTGATCAACCGACAAAGCCTTCTAATGAAAAAGCAATAAAAGCATTTAGACTGAATGATAAATATATAGGAAGAATTGACGAAGATAAAAAAGAAATTACAGTAGCTGTAAATAAACAAGAAAATTTGAGCAATATGAAAACATACATAGAAGCATCAGAAGGTACAAAGGTTTCAATAGGAGACCAAGCATATACAGACAACATGGAAATAGATTTTAGCAATCCAGTAAAAATTACTGTAGTTGCAAAAGATGATTCAAAAGCAGAATATACAGTACATGTTGAACAAAAAGAAGTTGTAGTAATAGACAAGCAAACACCTGATGAAAATGGTAAAATAGACCTTGACCAAAAACTTCAAGTTAAAGATGGAAAAACTGATCCAGCCATAGTACCAATTGAAATAGAAAATTTAGGAGTAATAGAAATAAAATTACCAGCCCTAAATTTAGGAGAAGGAGAAAAACCTGTTATTGAAATTAAAAAACCACAATTGAATGTAAATAGACCTGTAAACGCTTTAAAAGTAGTAGTAACAGGTTTAGCAAAATTAGAAAATGTAGAATTGAATCTTCCTATTCCTAAAGAATTAGAAAATAAAGCTGTAGCAGGTTTTCATGATGGAGGAGCAGGACGTTGGGAATACAGAGAAGCAATTAGAAGTGGAAACAATGTTATTTTTAGTACAAACTTAAGTACGGTTTTAGTAGGAGAAGCAGTGTATGCACCTGAAAAATTAGAGATTGTAAGAATTGGAAGAAATGATGTTGTTTTAAAAGTTGAAAGAAATCTTAAAGCGGGAGAAAAACTTGAATTTTCAGTAAACGATAAAAAAGTGACAGCGCAAAAAGTAGAAAAAGGATATTTAATAACAGGTTTAAGTTCAAGTACAATATATAAATTTGGAGTAAGAGTAATTGATGCTGAGCAATTTGAATCAAATACAATAACTATAAAAGGTACAACTTTAAAAAAATCATCTTCTAGTAAAAGTAGTAGTAGTGGAAGTAGTACTTCAACCTCTGATAATACAATAAAAGCATCTGAATCTATGACTGTAAAAGAAAAAGGTGTTGTACTAGATATTCCTTCTAATGCAATGAGTTCAGACTTTAAAGTGAAAATTGAAAAAGTAAGTAATATTTCTAAACTACCTATGAATAAGAATGCAAAATTTGCTGGAGATGTATTTGAAATCACAAAAGATAAAGATGGTGATTTTAAAAAAGAAGTGAAATTAATATTGCCTTTTGATAAATCTAAAGTAGATTTTGAAAAATATGGTGTATCTCTTTTCTGGTTAAATGAAAAAACTGATAAATGGATAGAATTAGATCATATAAAAGTAAACAAATCTTCTGAAGAGGTAAGCGGACAAACAGATCATTTTACAAAGTTTGCAGTATTAGCTGTAGAAAAAAATATTGAAGAAGAAAAAGAAGAAGAAAAAGAAAAAGAAGAAATAGTAAATGTACTAACAGATATAAAAGGACATTGGGCAGAATCATTTATTAATGATTTAGTGAAAACAAAAGCAATTAGTGGATATCCAGATCAAACTTTTAAACCAGATAACAAGATTACAAGAGCTGAGTTTGCTACAGTATTAGTAAAAGCACTTGACTTAGAATTAACATCAGGAAAAGTATTTACAGATACACAAAATCATTGGGCAAAAGATTATATTTCAACAGCTTATGCAAAAGGTATAGTGAGTGGATATAATGAGAATACTTTTGGAGCTAATGATTTAATTACTAGAGAACAAATGGCAGTTATGGTTGTAAAAGCTATAGGATTAGATCAAGTAATAGGAAATGTTTCTTTTACAGATAAAGATCAAATTAGTTTATGGGCATTAGATGCAATTAGGGTAGCATCAATTCAAAAAATTGTTGGTGGATATGAAGATAATACTTTTAGGCCAAGTAATTATGCTACAAGAGCTGAAGCAGTAACTGTAATTATCAATGCAATAAACTAA
- the atpG gene encoding ATP synthase F1 subunit gamma, with the protein MAGMGMRDIKRRIKSVNNTKQITKAMELVSSAKLRRAREKADTSRPYFETIQKTVKDIFSKGNGIRHPYVTQREVKKSCYIVITGDRGLCGGYNVNSIKKAVENMDNQENTSIISIGQKARDYFRNRKYTIDGEFVHISESPTYADAKKIGELARKLYDKEMVDEVYLVYTKFISTVSQNPERIKLLPLSVEKTDQKEEEFEYIDYQPSLEGLLGYLVPQYIESTIYGALVEAAASEQAARRVAMENATDNAEEMIGKLTLHYNRARQAAITQEIAEIVGGAEALK; encoded by the coding sequence ATGGCAGGAATGGGTATGCGAGATATTAAAAGAAGAATCAAGAGTGTAAATAATACAAAGCAGATTACAAAAGCGATGGAGCTTGTATCTTCTGCAAAATTAAGACGTGCTAGAGAAAAAGCTGACACCTCAAGACCTTATTTTGAAACCATTCAAAAAACTGTAAAAGATATTTTTTCAAAAGGTAATGGAATAAGACATCCTTATGTGACTCAAAGAGAAGTCAAAAAAAGCTGTTACATTGTCATTACTGGGGATAGAGGCTTGTGTGGTGGATATAATGTCAATTCCATAAAAAAAGCAGTAGAAAATATGGACAATCAAGAAAATACATCTATTATTTCTATTGGTCAAAAGGCAAGAGATTATTTTAGAAATAGAAAATATACAATAGATGGAGAATTTGTGCATATATCAGAGAGCCCAACTTATGCAGATGCAAAAAAGATTGGGGAACTGGCAAGGAAATTATATGATAAAGAAATGGTAGACGAAGTTTACTTGGTTTATACGAAATTTATCAGTACTGTATCTCAAAATCCTGAAAGAATTAAGCTGCTTCCTTTAAGTGTAGAAAAGACAGATCAAAAGGAAGAAGAGTTTGAGTATATAGATTATCAACCATCTCTTGAAGGACTTTTAGGATATTTGGTTCCTCAGTACATAGAAAGTACCATCTATGGAGCGTTGGTGGAAGCTGCCGCAAGTGAACAAGCTGCAAGAAGAGTAGCTATGGAAAATGCTACAGATAATGCAGAAGAAATGATTGGAAAATTGACACTACATTATAACAGAGCACGTCAAGCGGCAATTACTCAAGAAATTGCTGAAATTGTTGGTGGAGCAGAAGCCCTTAAATAG
- the atpA gene encoding F0F1 ATP synthase subunit alpha: MNLRPEEISSVIKEQIKRYENKLEATDIGTVIQVGDGIARIHGLQKCMAGELLEFSHEVYGMALNLEEDNIGCVLLGSDENIKEGDTVKQTGRIVEVPVGDALIGRVVNSLGQPIDGKGPIQTQKYRPIETNAPGVIERKSVHQPLQTGIKAIDAMTPIGRGQRELIIGDRQTGKTAIVIDTILNQKEENVICIYVAIGQKKSTVAQIVNTLQNHGAMDYTIIVSATASELAPLQYIAPYAGCAMGEEFMHSGKDVLIIYDDLSKHAVAYRAMSLLLKRPPGREAYPGDVFYLHSRLLERAAKLNDDLGGGSITALPIIETQAGDVSAYIPTNVISITDGQIFLESELFFAGQRPAVNSGISVSRVGGDAQLKAMKKVSSKIRLELAQYRELAAFAQFGSELDKDTRERLEQGERLMEILKQPQYAPMKVEHQVMVIYAAINKYLREIPVKEVKRFESEFIDFMDQNHPEVGKEIKSTGKLENELEEKLKSAIESFIKSFK; this comes from the coding sequence ATGAATCTCAGACCTGAAGAAATAAGCTCAGTAATTAAAGAGCAGATTAAAAGATATGAAAATAAATTAGAAGCAACAGATATAGGAACTGTTATTCAGGTGGGCGATGGAATTGCAAGAATTCATGGACTACAAAAATGTATGGCTGGAGAGCTTTTGGAGTTTTCTCATGAAGTCTATGGAATGGCCCTAAACTTAGAAGAAGACAACATAGGATGTGTACTTTTAGGATCTGATGAAAACATCAAAGAAGGAGACACTGTAAAGCAAACAGGAAGAATTGTAGAAGTACCTGTAGGGGATGCATTGATTGGAAGAGTTGTAAACTCTCTAGGTCAACCTATTGATGGAAAAGGCCCTATACAAACTCAAAAATATAGACCTATTGAAACAAATGCTCCAGGAGTTATAGAGAGAAAATCTGTTCATCAACCATTACAAACAGGAATTAAGGCTATAGATGCCATGACTCCTATTGGACGTGGTCAAAGAGAGTTGATTATCGGAGATAGACAAACAGGAAAAACTGCTATTGTAATTGATACAATACTTAATCAAAAAGAAGAAAATGTAATATGTATTTATGTCGCTATTGGTCAAAAAAAATCAACAGTAGCTCAAATTGTAAATACTCTACAAAATCATGGGGCAATGGATTATACCATTATCGTATCTGCTACTGCTAGTGAATTAGCACCCCTTCAATATATAGCACCTTATGCAGGCTGTGCCATGGGTGAAGAGTTTATGCATAGTGGAAAAGATGTACTTATTATTTATGATGATCTTTCAAAACATGCGGTTGCATATCGTGCCATGTCTTTATTACTAAAACGTCCACCAGGAAGAGAAGCTTATCCTGGAGATGTATTCTACCTTCATAGTAGACTACTAGAACGTGCTGCCAAATTAAATGATGATTTAGGTGGAGGATCAATAACTGCCTTACCAATCATTGAGACTCAAGCAGGAGACGTATCTGCTTATATTCCAACAAATGTAATTTCCATAACAGACGGTCAGATTTTCTTAGAATCAGAGCTTTTCTTTGCAGGACAAAGACCTGCAGTAAACTCAGGAATCTCTGTATCCAGAGTTGGAGGAGATGCGCAGCTTAAAGCTATGAAAAAAGTTTCATCAAAAATTAGATTGGAGCTTGCTCAATATAGAGAACTTGCAGCATTTGCTCAATTTGGTTCAGAACTTGATAAAGATACAAGAGAGAGATTGGAGCAAGGAGAAAGACTTATGGAGATCTTAAAGCAACCTCAATATGCTCCTATGAAGGTTGAGCATCAAGTAATGGTTATTTATGCAGCCATAAACAAATATTTAAGAGAAATTCCAGTAAAAGAAGTAAAAAGATTTGAATCTGAATTTATTGATTTTATGGATCAGAACCATCCAGAAGTAGGAAAAGAAATAAAAAGTACTGGAAAGCTTGAAAATGAATTAGAAGAAAAGCTAAAATCCGCCATAGAATCCTTTATAAAAAGTTTTAAGTAG